The proteins below are encoded in one region of Methanobacteriaceae archaeon:
- a CDS encoding DUF1616 domain-containing protein, protein METKEINKNQVLSIKSDIIVLIAAAISLFILNWHINLEIIAGIILVMATGYGLSIIFFPKKNDIDFLSRLLLSPILGIFLIGFWSILLNYTPYHETTIYYELAIIPILLILFIIRTIRFLRSKKSISNLSIKRKDKNKANIHEDEYKNLNTAKAAAKAEKEKLMKINKKINTTETVTTSKYSSKSSDTKTAPTPKYSSKSSEMPRPPGYGKKYIDKSKPTPSESKNNIKTGKSKNRWSLKSQEDSKVDKSKEKIEVIKVKKSINDIIMVLILTVICGILIFLPQTSSSIKMVFIILLLFFIFGYSVLSGLFIKFSDQKLLKKIIYSVLLSMGIVLSLCALLTFLKIHPPSAYFLAVILVISLAMGILGYLRTTRNHKKVKKSFRYEKSKLISEKSEFNVLTISQKESLSETNLKNDEMVFKKYSRENTHEKPLQNRINSKLNDDKQNLKLSDLGKEKITPVLNDNTSKDIKTTDEIKTSLSPSDARKRVMSRKKDMEKDGREKSKSSQVYDELEKDKKSDAKKTSKPISKLFRSSSTLKLIIVLIFSIIGIIFTIQPVSSFLSSNLGIALGEIVKLIFIAPLLLYLPGYAIKELFIPEKFSGIIFAGAISIVISLSLDILILFGMLYIGHLSNQTGLNQSLYVGILSSISIICILIAFWKSNKKTVPTDISMYELSKKDSETDKEMEENKAGLDKNKDEKALNDLKKYSKEKSENIKKEKGIEILKEDIALAKKEVKEDPLFTLKKPDPAVIKKPESIPVKKPARKNYLEEDLAKSFSASDIFDDKKENKEIKKPDPSNQDNKKRFIPLDLLIVLNITFLTIISIYVPIISKTPLNSILGLLFVLFIPGYTLIAALFPKKQDLDNIARLALSFGMSLAISPLIGLALNYTPFGIKLSPIVISLTIFTIIMVLISYIRRKKVSSENRFNPEITNSLSSLKQSFNSESRLDKILSIILILSLVLAIATTAYIIVKPKEGEKFTEFYILGPNGKASDYPTNLTLGQSGKLFVGVVNHEYSTVNYKVLVKLQGKIISTENISLKNNQKWEKDIIFTPDASGTNQKLELILYKLPDDKNAYRSLHLWVNVV, encoded by the coding sequence ATGGAAACAAAGGAAATAAATAAAAATCAAGTATTATCTATTAAAAGCGACATAATAGTTCTGATTGCTGCTGCTATTAGTCTATTTATTCTAAACTGGCACATTAATTTAGAAATAATTGCAGGAATAATTTTAGTTATGGCCACGGGTTATGGATTAAGCATCATATTTTTTCCAAAAAAAAATGATATTGATTTTTTGTCAAGATTATTATTATCTCCTATTTTAGGAATCTTTTTAATCGGTTTTTGGAGTATTTTATTGAATTATACACCATATCATGAGACTACTATATACTATGAACTTGCCATAATCCCAATTTTATTAATATTATTTATAATTAGAACTATTAGATTTTTAAGGTCAAAGAAATCTATTTCTAATTTGTCAATCAAAAGAAAGGATAAAAATAAGGCCAATATCCATGAAGACGAATATAAGAATTTAAATACTGCTAAAGCTGCTGCTAAAGCTGAAAAAGAAAAATTAATGAAAATAAATAAAAAAATCAATACCACTGAAACAGTTACAACTTCCAAATATTCCTCAAAATCATCAGACACCAAAACAGCACCCACCCCCAAATATTCCTCAAAATCATCAGAAATGCCTAGACCCCCCGGTTATGGTAAAAAATATATTGATAAAAGTAAACCTACCCCATCAGAATCAAAAAATAATATTAAAACTGGTAAATCAAAAAATAGATGGTCATTAAAATCTCAGGAAGATTCCAAAGTTGATAAATCAAAAGAAAAAATCGAGGTAATAAAAGTTAAAAAATCCATTAATGATATAATTATGGTTCTTATTTTAACTGTGATATGTGGAATTTTAATATTTTTACCTCAAACTTCAAGTTCCATTAAAATGGTATTTATAATACTACTTCTTTTCTTTATATTTGGATATTCCGTGCTATCTGGACTATTTATTAAATTTTCGGACCAGAAATTGTTAAAAAAGATCATTTACAGTGTTTTATTGAGTATGGGTATTGTTTTAAGTCTGTGTGCTTTATTAACCTTCCTCAAAATCCACCCACCATCAGCATATTTCTTAGCAGTTATTCTGGTTATTTCCTTAGCCATGGGAATTTTAGGATACTTAAGAACGACTAGAAATCATAAAAAAGTAAAAAAAAGTTTTAGATATGAAAAAAGTAAATTAATTTCAGAAAAAAGTGAATTTAATGTTTTAACTATATCCCAAAAAGAATCATTATCCGAAACTAATTTAAAAAATGATGAAATGGTTTTCAAAAAGTATTCCCGGGAAAATACCCATGAAAAACCCCTGCAAAATAGAATTAATAGTAAACTAAATGATGATAAGCAAAATTTAAAACTAAGTGATTTAGGAAAAGAAAAAATTACCCCGGTATTAAATGATAATACAAGTAAAGATATTAAAACAACGGATGAAATCAAGACATCTTTAAGTCCCTCAGATGCTAGAAAAAGGGTTATGTCCCGTAAAAAGGATATGGAAAAAGATGGCCGGGAAAAAAGCAAATCATCCCAAGTATATGATGAACTCGAAAAAGATAAGAAATCAGATGCTAAAAAGACTTCAAAACCTATTTCCAAGTTATTTAGAAGTTCATCTACATTGAAATTAATTATTGTTTTAATTTTTAGCATAATTGGTATTATTTTTACAATTCAACCAGTATCTTCATTTTTATCTTCAAATTTAGGAATTGCCTTAGGAGAAATTGTTAAGTTAATATTTATAGCGCCACTTCTTCTCTATTTGCCAGGATATGCTATAAAAGAGTTATTTATACCTGAAAAGTTCTCGGGAATTATATTTGCAGGAGCTATCAGCATAGTTATTAGTTTATCTTTGGATATCCTGATTTTATTTGGAATGCTGTACATAGGCCATTTATCTAACCAAACAGGCCTGAATCAAAGTTTGTATGTGGGAATTTTATCCAGTATATCCATTATATGTATATTAATTGCATTTTGGAAGTCTAATAAAAAAACAGTTCCAACCGACATATCCATGTATGAACTTTCTAAAAAGGACTCTGAAACAGATAAAGAAATGGAAGAAAATAAAGCAGGATTAGATAAAAATAAGGATGAAAAAGCATTAAATGATCTAAAAAAATATTCTAAAGAAAAGTCAGAGAATATTAAAAAAGAGAAGGGTATAGAAATTCTCAAAGAAGATATTGCTCTGGCAAAAAAAGAAGTTAAAGAAGATCCATTATTTACCCTTAAAAAACCTGACCCCGCAGTTATTAAAAAACCTGAATCAATACCTGTTAAAAAACCAGCTCGAAAAAATTACTTAGAAGAAGATCTGGCCAAATCATTTTCAGCATCAGATATTTTTGATGATAAAAAAGAGAATAAAGAAATTAAAAAGCCAGACCCCAGCAATCAAGATAATAAAAAGAGGTTTATACCCCTAGATCTTCTAATTGTTTTAAACATCACATTTTTAACTATTATAAGCATCTATGTTCCCATAATAAGTAAAACTCCATTGAATTCTATATTAGGGCTCTTATTCGTTTTATTCATTCCAGGATATACATTAATTGCGGCATTATTCCCTAAAAAACAGGATCTGGATAATATTGCAAGATTGGCCCTTAGTTTTGGAATGAGCCTGGCCATATCTCCATTGATAGGACTAGCACTTAATTATACTCCATTTGGAATAAAATTATCACCAATAGTAATTTCTTTAACCATATTTACTATTATAATGGTTTTAATATCTTACATTAGAAGAAAAAAAGTTTCTAGCGAAAATAGATTTAATCCAGAAATTACTAACTCCCTATCTTCCTTGAAACAGTCATTTAATAGTGAATCCCGACTTGATAAAATTCTTTCTATAATATTGATACTTTCTTTAGTGCTGGCCATTGCTACTACTGCATATATAATTGTCAAACCTAAGGAAGGGGAAAAATTCACTGAATTCTACATTTTAGGGCCTAATGGAAAGGCCAGTGACTATCCGACCAACCTCACCTTAGGGCAATCTGGAAAATTATTTGTAGGTGTAGTGAATCACGAATATTCTACGGTAAATTATAAAGTGTTGGTCAAGTTACAGGGGAAAATCATAAGCACTGAAAATATAAGTCTGAAAAATAATCAGAAATGGGAAAAGGACATAATTTTCACACCAGATGCATCTGGAACTAATCAAAAATTGGAATTAATTTTATACAAGTTACCTGATGATAAAAATGCTTATAGATCCTTACATCTATGGGTTAATGTAGTCTAA
- a CDS encoding SDR family oxidoreductase, whose protein sequence is MQNKNIVVTGGLGFIGSHLVDKLVENNQVTIIDDKSSGNITNLAYPQHENLEIIIGGINDLDLKEIFQDKDYIFHEAAMASVPLSIDFPEESHRINATGTLKILVAARDAGVKKLINASSSAVYGDNTNMPLKESEPVNPLSPYAVSKTSAEQYCKVFSEVYGLETVSFRYFNVFGPRQAPDSQYAAVIPKFIDSLLNGNSPIIYGDGKQSRDFIFVNDVVDANIKACESKFSGVLNLAGGTALSVNELFTMIKNILGSPLEPKYLEERSGDIKHSMAEVSGLENIDFKVKKDFEKQLRETIEWFKKSKK, encoded by the coding sequence ATGCAAAATAAAAATATAGTTGTGACCGGTGGTTTAGGATTTATTGGAAGCCATTTAGTTGATAAATTAGTTGAAAATAACCAAGTTACTATTATTGATGATAAATCTTCGGGAAATATCACTAATCTAGCCTACCCCCAACATGAAAATCTGGAGATAATAATTGGAGGAATTAATGATTTAGACTTAAAAGAAATCTTCCAGGACAAAGATTACATCTTCCATGAGGCCGCCATGGCCAGTGTTCCCCTAAGTATAGATTTCCCAGAAGAATCACACCGAATAAATGCCACTGGAACCCTAAAAATACTAGTTGCTGCTCGAGATGCTGGTGTAAAGAAATTAATAAATGCCTCCAGTTCCGCGGTTTATGGGGACAATACTAACATGCCCCTTAAAGAAAGTGAGCCGGTAAATCCACTATCACCATATGCCGTTTCTAAAACATCCGCTGAACAATACTGTAAAGTATTTTCAGAAGTTTATGGGTTAGAAACTGTTTCTTTTAGATATTTTAATGTTTTTGGGCCTCGTCAAGCCCCAGATTCACAATATGCTGCAGTAATTCCTAAGTTCATTGATTCATTATTAAATGGTAATTCACCCATAATTTATGGAGACGGAAAACAAAGCAGAGACTTCATTTTTGTTAATGATGTGGTTGATGCTAATATCAAGGCCTGTGAGTCAAAATTCAGTGGAGTTCTTAATTTAGCAGGTGGGACTGCTTTAAGTGTGAATGAATTGTTTACTATGATTAAAAATATTTTAGGATCTCCTTTAGAACCAAAATATCTTGAAGAACGTTCTGGAGATATAAAGCATTCCATGGCTGAAGTTAGTGGCCTGGAAAATATTGACTTTAAAGTAAAAAAAGACTTTGAAAAACAGTTAAGAGAAACTATTGAGTGGTTTAAAAAATCAAAGAAATAG